The genomic segment CTCCTGGGTCGTCCGTGCCTGCTCGCCCGTCGCCCGGTCGATCTCGCGGGCGTTCTGGTCGGTCTCTTCCACCCGGTCGACGATGTCGTCGAGGGCCGACAGCACCTCCTCGACCGTGGTCGAGGCCTCGCCGACAGCGTCGCGCATCTCGTCCATCGCGTCGACGGTCCGGTCGGTCTGTGACTGGACCGCCGCGATCCGGTCGGCGATGTCGTCGGTCGCGTCCTGGGTCTCCTCGGCCAGCTGTTTGACCTCGTCGGCGACCACCGCAAAGCCCGCGCCGTCGCCGCCGGCGGTCGCCGCCTCGATGTTGGCGTTCAGCGCGAGCATGGTGGTCTGGTCGGCGATCTCGGCGATCAGGTCGGCCACGTCACCGATAGCCCGGACCTGTTCGTCCAGGTCGTCCATCTGCTCGACCGTCTCGCCGGCCTGGGCCTGGAGTTGCTCCATCTCGTCGAGGGCCGTCTCGGCGGCCGCGCGGCCCTCGGTCCCGCGCTCGACGGAGTGCTGTGCGGAGTCGGCGACCTCGCTGGCGTTCGCGGCGACCTCCTCGACGTTTGCCGACAGGGTCGAGGTCTCCTCGGCCATGTCGTCGAGGCGCTGGCTCTGGTCGCTCGCCCCGGCGGAGATACGGCGGACCCGATCCGTGACCTGCTGGCTGCGGTCCTCCACGTCGGTGGCCTGCTCGACCACGTCGACGCTCGCGGCCGCCACGTCGTCGGCGAACCGGTGGACCTCCGCGACCGTCCGCTCTAGGTCGTCCATCATCTCGTTGAACGCGGCCGCGATCTCGACCATCGCCTCACTGTCGACATCCTCGTCGAGCCGGCGATGGAGTTCGCCGTCGGCACAGGCCCGCATCGTCTCGCCGTAGGCGGTGGCTTGCTGCTGGAGCTGGTCCGAGAGTTCCCGCGCGCGGTCGCGTGCCGCCTCGGCCTCGGCCTGTGCCGATTCGGCGTCGCTACGTGCGGCCTGTGCGTCCTCCAGCGCGGCCTCCGTCTCGGCGAACTGCTCGCGCAACGACGTGCGCATCCCGTCGAAGCTCTCGAAGAGCCGGCCGATCTCGTCTGCCCGCCGGGTCGACAGTTCCACGTCGAGGTCGCCCGCCTGCATCTGTTCTGCCCGGCGGCGGAGCCGCGTCAGCGGAACGACCGTCTGGCGGCCCAGCGCGGTGGCGACGACGCCCAGCACCAGGATACTTCCCAGGACGATCCCGAGGACGTTCCGCCCGACCGAGCGCCCGATCGCGTAGGCCTCACTCGTCGGGAGCGAGACCGTCACCACCCAGTCGGTCTGTGCGACCGGGGCGAAGGCCAGCACCCGACTGTCCCGTTCGAGCGCCCCGACGGTGCCGTTCTCCGCGGCCGCCGTGAAGGCGGTGCTGTCGGTCACCGTCGTCGCGTTCGCCGCGCCCGCTGGCGCCAGGACGACATCGCCGTTCGGATCGACGACGGTCGTCCGTGCAGCGGTCCCCCCGCCGGCGACGCCGTCGAGTCGGGCGCCGCCCGAGCCCACGACGACGACCGCGCGGTCGGTGTCGGGAACGGGACTGACGAAGGCCATCACGGTCTCGTTCGACCGCTGGTAGGCCGAATCGCTGATCGCGACCACGGAGGGGACGCTGGCGTACTGCTGGACCGACTCGACCTGGCGGGTCCAGGGCTGGTCGGTCTCGGCGATGGACTGGCCCGCCAGGTCGAAGGCGGTGCTGCTGCGGACCTCGCCGGCGTCCGTGTCGACGACGTGAACCGCGAGGATGTCGAGCGTGCCGAGGTTCTGTGCGTCCCGTAGGTAGCGGTCGACGACGCGGGTCTGCTGGGCCTGCATCGGCTCGGCGGCGGAGATAAACCGCGTCTGGACCTGCATCTCCTCGACCCACCCGCCGACGGCGGTGGCCTGCATCGACGCCCGGGACTGGAGCTGTGTCCGAGTGTCTTCACGTAGTTCCGATTGTATCTGGAGGTAGCTGCCGGTGCCGATCGCGGCGATCACGACGAGGACGACCAGCATCGAGATCGCGAACTTTGCGGCGTACCGTCGCCGGACGAACTCCGGGGTGAACCGGCGAGCCGCGTCTCCGACGACGGCGACCGCCGTCTCGCGGACCCGACGCTCCCCGTCGTCGGAGGACGCTGTCTGCTCTGACATACGAGAGGCGTCTGAATAGTGGTATTTAATAGTTCGGCCCCAGCTATCAGATTCGAGGTCGACGATCTGGTACGTGGGTGGTGATCACACCACAACCAATATATACTATCCGGGCAACAGAAAGCCCGTGCCCTCACGACGACGCTTCCTCGCGACAGTCGGTAGCACAGCCTCGGCAATCGCACTCGGATCCGGGTCGGTCGCTGCACAGGAGAGCGACGACACGGGACTCCCCGAGGGGTTCCCGCCGGTCGACGAGATCAGTACGACCAAGCCTCCATCGGTCCCGGATTCGTTCCCGACAGTCTCGACGGACGGCCACTTCTCACCCATGTCGGACCCCGGTGAGGTGTCGCTCGTCGACGGCGAGACGCCGACGAGTTACGACCTCCAGGGCGACTGGAGCGGCTACGGGGACGCCGACGAGATCCAGGTGTACGTCCACGGGTTCGTCGACAGCGTCCCACATCTCTGGGGGCGGTACCTGGCAGATCAGGCCCGGACCGGTCTCAGATCGGCCGGCTACACCGACGCCCTCAGCGTCGCGTTCACCTGGGACTCGGACGTGGGCTGGGCCGACGCGAGCGAGATCGCCGAGCGGAACGCGCTCAAGTTCGGCCAGTGGATCCGGGACATCCGGGAGTCCGACGACCGCCCCGTCCGGATCGTCGCCCACTCGCTTGGCGCGCGAGTCACCTGTTCGCTGCTGGAGGAACTCCACCTCGACGTGAGCCGGTTCTACAGTTCCGGTGGTTCACACCACACCCCTGGAGAGAACGTCGTCGATTCGGTCGCGCTGCTGGGCGGCGCCATCGACAACGACACGGTCCAACTGAACAGGCGGTGGGGCGAGGCTATCGAGTACGCCGCCGGCGAGTTCTACAACTACTATTCGGACAACGACGCGGTGCTAGGACAGGGATACTACGCGATCGACCAGACCGACGCGGTCGGGCACACCGGGATCGCCCACGCCCCCGAAGCACCGGAGAACTACACCGACCGGAACGTCACCGACCAGGTGGAGGCGCACGGCGACTACGACAGCGCCGACAACGAAGTCGGGGTCCTCGACGAGGTGGTCGAGGACTTCGGCGTCTGAGCGGGGCGCACTCCCCGTCTGTTCGGGGCCTGCGTAACACTTATAATTCTGATGACCCACCCCACGAGTATGAGCCAGCAAGCAGCGTCACGCCTCGACAAGCAGATGCTCATCGGCGGCGAGTGGGTCGACGCCGACGAGCGGACAGACGTTATCCACCCCTACGATGGGGACCTCGTGGGGTCGATCCCGATGGCGACCGAACAGCAGGTCGTCGACGCGATCGACGCCGCCGAAGCCGCGTTCGAAGCGTCGGAGCTGTCGGCCTACCAGCGCTACGAGTACCTCCACGAGACCGCCCGTCTGGTCGAAGAGCGGGCCGACGAGATCGCGACCATCCTCACCAGCGAACAGGGCAAGCCGATCTCGGAGGCCCGCGGCGAGGTCGACCGCGCCGTCCAGACGCTGGACCTCTCGTCCGAGCAGGCAAAGCGGATGTTCGGCGAGTACGTCCCGATGGACGCCCAGAAGGGTTTCGCCCGCGATCACTGTTTCACCCAGCGCGAGCCGCTGGGCGTCGTCGCGGCGATCACGCCGTTCAACTTCCCGCTGAACCTGATGGTCCACAAGGTCGGGCCAGCACTGGCGGCCGGTAACGCCGTCGTCGGCAAGCCCGCCTCGAACACCCCCCTGACCTCGATCGCGCTGTTCGAGTGTCTCGACGACGCCGCCGACGCGGTCGAGTTCGACGTACCGGATGGCCTGGTCAACATCGTCACCGGTTCGGGCTCCGCGACCGGCGACGTGATCCTAGAGCACG from the Haloarcula pelagica genome contains:
- a CDS encoding methyl-accepting chemotaxis protein, producing the protein MSEQTASSDDGERRVRETAVAVVGDAARRFTPEFVRRRYAAKFAISMLVVLVVIAAIGTGSYLQIQSELREDTRTQLQSRASMQATAVGGWVEEMQVQTRFISAAEPMQAQQTRVVDRYLRDAQNLGTLDILAVHVVDTDAGEVRSSTAFDLAGQSIAETDQPWTRQVESVQQYASVPSVVAISDSAYQRSNETVMAFVSPVPDTDRAVVVVGSGGARLDGVAGGGTAARTTVVDPNGDVVLAPAGAANATTVTDSTAFTAAAENGTVGALERDSRVLAFAPVAQTDWVVTVSLPTSEAYAIGRSVGRNVLGIVLGSILVLGVVATALGRQTVVPLTRLRRRAEQMQAGDLDVELSTRRADEIGRLFESFDGMRTSLREQFAETEAALEDAQAARSDAESAQAEAEAARDRARELSDQLQQQATAYGETMRACADGELHRRLDEDVDSEAMVEIAAAFNEMMDDLERTVAEVHRFADDVAAASVDVVEQATDVEDRSQQVTDRVRRISAGASDQSQRLDDMAEETSTLSANVEEVAANASEVADSAQHSVERGTEGRAAAETALDEMEQLQAQAGETVEQMDDLDEQVRAIGDVADLIAEIADQTTMLALNANIEAATAGGDGAGFAVVADEVKQLAEETQDATDDIADRIAAVQSQTDRTVDAMDEMRDAVGEASTTVEEVLSALDDIVDRVEETDQNAREIDRATGEQARTTQEVAADIDDVAEISRRVTDQAESVADAATEQSQTISTVTEQAEELQDRAATLSDRLSTFEVDETAGSSPEQRD
- a CDS encoding DUF726 domain-containing protein codes for the protein MPSRRRFLATVGSTASAIALGSGSVAAQESDDTGLPEGFPPVDEISTTKPPSVPDSFPTVSTDGHFSPMSDPGEVSLVDGETPTSYDLQGDWSGYGDADEIQVYVHGFVDSVPHLWGRYLADQARTGLRSAGYTDALSVAFTWDSDVGWADASEIAERNALKFGQWIRDIRESDDRPVRIVAHSLGARVTCSLLEELHLDVSRFYSSGGSHHTPGENVVDSVALLGGAIDNDTVQLNRRWGEAIEYAAGEFYNYYSDNDAVLGQGYYAIDQTDAVGHTGIAHAPEAPENYTDRNVTDQVEAHGDYDSADNEVGVLDEVVEDFGV